A single region of the Ziziphus jujuba cultivar Dongzao chromosome 10, ASM3175591v1 genome encodes:
- the LOC107411702 gene encoding calcium uniporter protein 6, mitochondrial — translation MWRRWWCFGVQLLKQSAVGHGFHTRNQIPFPSSSSATCSCRLLDCIPMGIERRGLAGRLGLCFPALWFVGSTRTFSSDTSSSADTTKSKCNDEDDNGNGKVVGEGEAISFAEAKRLMRLVNVDALKSKLGAEGKEAINYCELLQACESVGLARSPAEAAAFARVLDEAGVVLLFRDKVYLHPDKVVDMVRNAVPLALVSDDDPIRHELKVLQKLKEDIDVQAHKQVRRVLWSGLGLAMLQVGLFFRLTFWEFSWDVMEPIAFFTTTSGLVIGYAYFLLTSRDPTYQDLMKRLFLSRQRKLLKKHNFDVQRFKEIQRTCRTPLDANASIKNRVGVELELDDCLSKD, via the exons ATGTGGAGGAgatggtggtgttttggtgttCAGCTATTGAAGCAATCGGCGGTTGGCCATGGCTTCCATACCAGGAATCAAatcccttttccttcttcttcttctgctacCTGTTCTTGCCGATTATTGGATTGCATACCAATGGGTATTGAAAGACGTGGATTGGCAGGAAGACTTGGACTCTGTTTTCCTGCATTGTGGTTCGTTGGATCCACAAGGACTTTCTCCTCCGATACGTCCTCATCCGCTGATACCACCAAATCCAAAtgtaatgatgaagatgataatggCAATGGCAAAGTTGTTGGTGAGGGAGAAGCAATATCTTTTGCGGAGGCAAAGAGGCTAATGAGGCTTGTTAACGTGGATGCGCTCAAGAGCAAGCTTGGTGCTGAAGGGAAAGAAGCTATCAACTACTGTGAGCTTCTTCAAGCCTGCGAGAGCGTCGGTCTTGCTAGATCGCCGGCAGAGGCTGCCGCTTTTGCTCGTGTCCTTGATGAAGCCGGTGTCGTCCTTCTCTTCCGTGACAAGGTCTATCTTCACCCTGATAAG GTGGTGGATATGGTTAGAAATGCAGTACCTCTTGCTTTGGTTTCCGATGATGACCCCATAAGGCACGAGCTAAAGGTGCTGCAGAAGTTGAAGGAAGATATAGATGTGCAAGCACATAAGCAAGTTAGACGTGTTCTCTGGTCTGGACTGGGGCTCGCGATGTTGCAGGTTGGTCTCTTCTTCCGCTTGACATTCTGGGAGTTCTCATGGGATGTGATGGAACCCATTGCCTTTTTCACCACAACAAGCGGTTTAGTCATAGGCTATGCCTACTTTCTATTAACTTCAAGAGATCCCACTTACCAAGACTTGATGAAGAGGCTTTTCCTCTCTAGGCAGAGGAAGCTTTTGAAGAAGCACAATTTTGATGTTCAAAGATTCAAGGAAATACAGAGAACGTGTAGAACACCTCTCGACGCCAATGCTTCAATCAAGAATAGGGTAGGCGTGGAGCTGGAGCTAGATGATTGTTTAAGCAAGGATTAA
- the LOC107411676 gene encoding uncharacterized protein LOC107411676, giving the protein MEGFLFPNSAISISDYVSSNKEFHCFASILCGIVLCRIVYKLTGQVSASCFERYGKLSTAEKVEWNNRGFSTVHAIFVAFASLYLLQSDLFKEDFQHELIVDRKSTLSDTVLGVSIGYFLSDLGMIFWNFPALGGFEYVIHHALSMFSIILSLASGKAQIYILMVLFTESTTPFVNLRWYLDTAGLKGSTLYVCNGIALFIGWLVARVLLFIFFFIHMLIHFDQVKTIFPLGFYSLLVVPPVLGTMNLFWFWKIAKGLIKTLSKAKHSHIHSQ; this is encoded by the exons ATGGAGGGATTTCTTTTTCCCAATAGTGCTATATCCATCAGTGACTATGTCAGTTCCAACAAGGAATTCCACTGCTTTGCTTCCATCTTGTGTGGCATCGTTCTCTGCCGTATT GTATATAAGTTAACCGGCCAAGTTAGCGCTTCTTGCTTTGAGAGATATGGCAAATTAAGTACAGCAGAAAAAGTTGAATGGAACAATCG GGGATTCTCAACAGTTCATGCTATTTTTGTAGCATTTGCATCTCTCTACCTCCTGCAATCAGATTTGTTTAAGGAGGATTTTCAGCATGAGCTAATTGTTGATAGAAAATCTACTTTATCTGATACGGTATTGGGG GTCTCTATTGGCTATTTTCTGTCAGACTTGGGGATgattttttggaattttccaGCTCTAGGTGGTTTTGAGTAT gtAATACACCATGCACTGTCCATGTTTTCAATCATTCTGTCCCTTGCAAGTGGTAAAGCGCAGATTTACATACTTATGGTTCTCTTCACTGAGAGCACCACTCCTTTTGTAAATCTTAGATG GTACTTGGATACTGCTGGTCTGAAGGGCTCAACTCTTTATGTCTGCAATGGTATTGCATTGTTCATTGGGTGGCTG GTTGCAAGGGTtcttttgttcattttctttttcatccatATGCTCATACATTTTGATCAG GTGAAGACAATATTTCCTTTGGGCTTCTACAGTTTGCTGGTGGTGCCTCCAGTGTTAGGAACCATGAATCTGTTCTGGTTTTGGAAGATCGCGAAAGGTTTGATCAAAACCCTTTCTAAGGCAAAACATAGTCACATCCACAGTCAGTGA
- the LOC107411694 gene encoding pentatricopeptide repeat-containing protein At4g38150 — protein MAGTWKLRYLLLPCNAHAFSLLCNRLRLPPLLLSSPITSTRAICFASSPSSSSSSSFITTNRPLLPLTSTIKKPTSSPPPPRRFHSRLFSSSEPTRINTKVNFSLGDSDAEDDDDENKKTTPNEIDKSKLPPPYDPFNKKPVIEEPEDPKDLQEIFHNMRNDGLLNNAVKMFDALSKDGLTHEALELFAQIKDKGHMPDVVAHTAVVEAYANAGQSKEALKVFMRMLASGVTPNAYTYTVLIKGLAADPKYLGDAKKYLLEMMGKGMRPNAGAYTAVFEAFAKEQKVEDAEKFLEEMKAKGFKPDEKAVKEVLNNKRGPVFRTVMNILFGK, from the coding sequence ATGGCAGGTACATGGAAATTGCGGTACCTTCTTCTTCCTTGTAACGCGCATGCTTTTTCATTGCTGTGTAATCGTCTGCGACTTCCACCATTGCTTCTATCATCACCCATCACCTCCACCAGAGCAATTTGTTTcgcttcttctccttcttcttcttcttcttcttctttcattaCCACAAACAGACCGCTTCTTCCATTGACGTCCACTATTAAGAAACCAacttcttctcctcctcctccgcgACGTTTTCACTCCAGATTGTTCAGCTCCTCTGAACCCACCAGGATCAACACCAAGGTCAACTTTTCTCTGGGAGACTCCGATGCGGAAGACGACGACGACGAAAACAAGAAGACCACTCCCAATGAAATTGATAAATCGAAGCTTCCACCCCCTTACGACCCCTTTAACAAGAAACCCGTCATCGAAGAGCCGGAAGACCCCAAAGACTTGCAAGAAATTTTCCACAATATGCGCAACGATGGCCTCCTCAACAATGCAGTCAAGATGTTCGACGCTTTGTCTAAAGACGGCCTCACCCACGAGGCTTTGGAACTCTTTGCCCAGATCAAAGACAAAGGTCACATGCCTGACGTAGTGGCGCACACAGCCGTTGTCGAGGCCTATGCCAATGCCGGACAGAGCAAAGAGGCTCTCAAGGTGTTTATGCGTATGCTTGCCTCAGGGGTCACCCCCAACGCATACACTTACACCGTTCTTATCAAGGGGCTCGCCGCCGACCCCAAATACCTTGGAGATGCCAAGAAGTATTTGCTGGAAATGATGGGCAAGGGCATGCGTCCCAATGCCGGTGCTTACACTGCCGTGTTCGAGGCCTTTGCCAAAGAGCAGAAAGTTGAAGATGCTGAGAAGTTTTTGGAGGAGATGAAAGCCAAGGGATTCAAGCCCGATGAGAAGGCTGTTAAGGAGGTCCTTAATAATAAGAGAGGACCCGTTTTTAGAACTGTCATGAACATTCTTTTTGGCAAGTAA
- the LOC107411695 gene encoding CBS domain-containing protein CBSX3, mitochondrial isoform X2, whose amino-acid sequence MQGIRQALLSHGSIVKNAVLQRMRVVNPLLQPLVSRSHSVTSARMEEHGFESTTIADILKGKGKSADGSWLWCTTDDSVYDAVKSMTQHNVGALVVVKSGEEKSVAGIITERDYLRKIIVQGRSSKSTKVGDIMTEENKLITVTPDTKVLRAMQLMTVRKMIQA is encoded by the exons ATGCAAGGAATACGTCAAGCACTTTTATCACATGGAAGCATTGTTAAAAATGCTGTTCTGCAACGAATGCGTGTTGTGAATCCTCTGTTGCAGCCTTTGGTTTCACGTTCTCATTCAGTGACATCTGCCCGAATGGAAGAGCATGGTTTCGAAAGCACCACAATAGCAGATATCTTGAAAGGAAAAGGTAAAAGTGCTGATGGTTCCTGGCTCTGGTGCACTACGGATGACAGCGTTTATGATGCTGTTAAGTCG ATGACCCAACATAATGTTGGAGCTTTGGTGGTCGTCAAATCTGGAGAAGAGAAGTCAGTTGCAGGAATTATAACAGAAAGAG aTTATCTCCGAAAGATCATAGTGCAGGGAAGATCATCCAAGTCAACCAAGGTTGGGGATATCATGACTGAAGAG AACAAGCTTATCACTGTCACCCCTGATACCAAAGTCTTGCGGGCAATGCAACTGATGACAG taAGGAAGATGATACAAGCATGA
- the LOC107411701 gene encoding uncharacterized protein LOC107411701, giving the protein MESLLKQYFGYSAFRPYQKEVIEKIINKRDCLVVMATGSGKSLCYQIPPLAVGTTGIVVSPLISLMQDQVMSLKQRGIKAEFLGSTQTDQSVYTKAQSGEFHILFMTPEKACMVSKSFWSNLLKVGICLFAVDEAHCISEWGHSFRVEYKQLDKLRDVLPDVPFVGLTATATERVRNDIISSLKMKDPYVAIGSFDRQNLFYGVKSFNRGQSSVDELVQEISKFVASTSSTIVYCTTRNDVEQIYKSLREAGIKAAIYHGQMGNKAREESHRLFITDELHVMVATIAFGMGIDKPNVRQVIHYGCPKSLESYYQESGRCGRDGMASVCWLYYTRSDFAKADFYIGELQTENQRKAVVESLMAAQHYCLLTTCRRKFLLNHFGENLSAAKCENCDNCIISRRERDMSREAFLLMACIQSCKGRWGLNMPVDILRGSRSKKVLDAHSDKLPLYGLGKGYSSNWWKALAYTLISSGYLMETVVDIYKTVSVSPKGVQYLSSATPDYQPPLVLPVTNEMVAEEGNISQSSEAGELKKLSTLESEGFSEAEEQLYHMLLEERMKLARGVGTAPYAICGDQTIKKIALTRPSTKARLANIDGVNQYLLMTHGNHVLQTIEHLSRQLNLSLDGEASIQTATTRKVYPVPSQHRKLTPAKFEAWQMWHEDGLSVQKIANNPARPSPIKEQTVAEYLLEAAQEGFAMDWTRFCAEVGLTLEMFSDIKGAILKVGSTEKLKPIKNELSEDINYTHIKTCLAMQNCGITPEVVLSGSKASGLPKSSLNACCKGTPCEVKTTIQNLVPCLEENEETASLPFNEFQEAELPLIHDTDLLPKKRQKVSEPEERCTMELNATEDSILDWLKNYDEGVTLSDIVKHFSGSEEQFVSDLVNQLEGEFFIYKKNNVYKLM; this is encoded by the exons ATGGAGTCCCTTCTCAAA CAATATTTCGGCTACTCTGCGTTCCGGCCGTACCAGAAGGAAGTGATTGAGAAAATCATCAACAAAAGAGACTGCTTGGTGGTCATGGCCACCGGAAGCGGCAAGTCCTTGTG CTATCAAATACCTCCTTTGGCTGTGGGGACGACTGGCATAGTTGTGAGCCCCCTTATTTCGTTGATGCAAGATCAG GTTATGTCCTTGAAACAACGGGGCATCAAAGCTGAGTTTCTGGGAAGCACTCAGACTGATCAGTCTGTATATACCAAAGCCCAGAGTGGTGAATTCCATATCTTGTTCATGACCCCCGAAAAGGCATGCATGGTCTCTAAGAG CTTCTGGTCAAATTTGCTAAAGGTGGGGATTTGTCTGTTCGCTGTTGATGAAGCTCATTGCATATCAGAGTGGGGCCATAGTTTCAG GGTGGAATACAAGCAATTAGACAAGTTACGTGATGTTCTCCCAGATGTTCCATTTGTTGGATTAACCGCAACTGCTACTGAAag GGTTCGAAATGATATTATCAGTTCCCTAAAGATGAAAGATCCTTATGTTGCCATAGGCTCATTTGACCGCCAAAATCTCTTCTATGGTGTCAAGTCATTCAATCGTGGTCAATCATCTGTGGATGAGCTGGTtcaagaaatttcaaaatttgtagCTAGTACCAGTTCGACTATCGTTTACTGCACTACACGTAACGATGTTGAGCAg atATACAAGTCACTTCGAGAGGCAGGTATTAAGGCTGCAATCTATCATGGTCAAATGGGCAACAAAGCTCGTGAGGAGTCCCACAG ATTATTTATAACAGATGAACTACATGTTATGGTTGCTACTATTGCTTTTGGcatgggtattgacaagccaaATGTAAGGCAAGTGATACACTATGGTTGTCCCAAAAGTCTGGAGTCCTACTATCAGGAAAGTGGGCGTTGTGGTAGAGATGGGATGGCATCTGTCTGCTGGCTTTATTACACAAGAAGTGACTTTGCTAAAGCCGATTTCTATATTGGGGAATTACAGACA GAAAATCAGCGAAAAGCTGTTGTGGAGTCATTGATGGCTGCGCAACACTATTGCTTACTGACAACTTGCAGAAGAAAGTTCTTGCTTAACCACTTTGGAGAGAATCTTTCAGCTGCTAAATGTG AAAATTGTGATAACTGCATTATCTCAAGGAGGGAGCGTGACATGTCTAGAGAAGCATTTCTTTTAATGGCGTGCATTCAATCATGTAAGGGTAGATGGGGCCTAAATATGCCTGTAGACATTCTTCGTGGTTCTCGA TCAAAAAAAGTTCTTGATGCTCACTCTGACAAGCTTCCACTTTATGGACTTGGGAAAGGTTACTCATCAAATTGGTGGAAAGCACTCGCTTACACACTGATTTCCTCTG GTTATCTGATGGAGACTGTGGTTGATATATATAAGACTGTAAG TGTCAGTCCAAAAGGGGTACAATATCTTAGTTCAGCCACACCTGATTATCAACCACCCCTAGTTCTGCCAGTGACAAATGAAATGGTCGCTGAAGAGGGAAATATAAGCCAATCAAGTGAAGCTGGAGAACTTAAAAAATTGTCTACTTTGGAAAGTGAGGGATTTTCAGAG GCTGAGGAACAACTGTACCACATGCTTCTAGAAGAGAGAATGAAGCTTGCAAGAGGCGTAGGAACTGCTCC ATATGCTATATGTGGTGATcagacaataaaaaaaattgcactgACTAGACCATCGACCAAAGCAAGGTTAGCAAACATCGATGGTGTCAACCAG TACCTTCTAATGACACATGGAAATCATGTTCTTCAAACTATTGAGCATCTATCGCGACAGTTAAACCTTTCCTTGGATGGAGAGGCAAGTATACAAACTGCTACTACTAGAAAAGTCTATCCAGTGCCCAGCCAACATAGAAAGTTAACACCAGCAAAGTTTGAGGCTTGGCAAATGTGGCATGAAGATGGTCTCTCAGTTCAGAAAATTGCT AACAACCCTGCTAGACCATCTCCTATAAAGGAACAGACTGTCGCTGAATATCTTCTAGAGGCTGCCCAAGAAGGATTTGCAATGGATTGGACCAGATTCTGTGCTGAGGTTGGATTGACACTTGAAATGTTCTCAGATATTAAGGGTGCTATTTTGAAGGTTGGCTCTACAGAAAAATTGAAGCCTATCAAAAACGAATTATCAGAAGAC ATAAATTACACACACATCAAGACATGCTTAGCCATGCAAAACTGCGGGATAACTCCAGAAGTCGTTCTTTCAGGGAGCAAGGCATCAGGATTGCCAAAGAGTTCCCTTAATGCATGCTGCAAGGGAACGCCTTGTGAAGTTAAGACCACAATTCAGAATTTGgttccttgcttggaggaaaatgaagaaacagCTTCTCTTCCCTTTAATGAGTTCCAGGAAGCAGAGCTGCCCCTAATCCATGATACAGACCTGCTTCCGAAGAAACGCCAAAAGGTCAGTGAACCAGAGGAAAGATGTACCATGGAATTGAATGCAACAGAGGATTCCATATTAGACTGGCTTAAGAATTATGATGAAGGG GTCACTCTATCAGATATTGTCAAGCACTTCAGTGGATCTGAAGAACAATTTGTAAGTGATTTAGTCAATCAGCTTGAAGGTGAATTCTTCATTTATAAGAAGAATAATGTATATAAGCTCATGTAA
- the LOC107411695 gene encoding CBS domain-containing protein CBSX3, mitochondrial isoform X1, which produces MQGIRQALLSHGSIVKNAVLQRMRVVNPLLQPLVSRSHSVTSARMEEHGFESTTIADILKGKGKSADGSWLWCTTDDSVYDAVKSMTQHNVGALVVVKSGEEKSVAGIITERDYLRKIIVQGRSSKSTKVGDIMTEENKLITVTPDTKVLRAMQLMTDNRIRHIPVINDTGMLGMVSIGDVVRAVVSEHREELDRLNAYIQGGY; this is translated from the exons ATGCAAGGAATACGTCAAGCACTTTTATCACATGGAAGCATTGTTAAAAATGCTGTTCTGCAACGAATGCGTGTTGTGAATCCTCTGTTGCAGCCTTTGGTTTCACGTTCTCATTCAGTGACATCTGCCCGAATGGAAGAGCATGGTTTCGAAAGCACCACAATAGCAGATATCTTGAAAGGAAAAGGTAAAAGTGCTGATGGTTCCTGGCTCTGGTGCACTACGGATGACAGCGTTTATGATGCTGTTAAGTCG ATGACCCAACATAATGTTGGAGCTTTGGTGGTCGTCAAATCTGGAGAAGAGAAGTCAGTTGCAGGAATTATAACAGAAAGAG aTTATCTCCGAAAGATCATAGTGCAGGGAAGATCATCCAAGTCAACCAAGGTTGGGGATATCATGACTGAAGAG AACAAGCTTATCACTGTCACCCCTGATACCAAAGTCTTGCGGGCAATGCAACTGATGACAG ATAACCGAATCAGGCACATTCCGGTGATTAATGACACGGGAATGTTAGGCATGGTGTCCATTGGAGATGTGGTTCGAGCTGTGGTGAGTGAGCACCGTGAGGAGCTAGACCGCTTGAATGCATATATTCAAGGAGGTTACtag
- the LOC107411693 gene encoding DEAD-box ATP-dependent RNA helicase 3, chloroplastic, whose translation MASILGVSSIYQTPSLELYRRTAASTSPQTNPSSSSLALPDRSHFNSVLRAYNTSNSTTNSAKTASRHGLGLVSSAIATPNSVLSEEAFKGLGDFSKSSLDDSDGNEDYGSEDEPSSVADSADGDELALSKLSLPQRLVDSLQGRGITHLFPIQRAVLVPALEGRDLIARAKTGTGKTLAFGIPIIKRLTEDDEQRGSRRRSGRLPRVLVLAPTRELAKQVEKEIKESAPHLSTVCVYGGVSYITQQSALSRGVDVVVGTPGRIIDLINGNSLNLGEVQYLVLDEADQMLAVGFEEDVEVILEKLPSQRQSMLFSATMPGWVRKLSRKHLNNPLTIDLVGEQEEKLAEGIKLYALSTTATSKRTILSDLVTVYAKGGKTIVFTQTKRDADEVSLALSNSIASEALHGDISQHQRERTLNGFRQGKFTVLVATDVAARGLDIPNVDLVIHYELPNDPETFVHRSGRTGRAGKEGSAILMFTNSQRRTVRSLERDVGCKFEFVSPPSIEEVLESSAQQVVATLSGVHPESIDFFTPTAQQLIEEQGTSALAAALAQLSGFSRPPSSRSLISHEQGWVTLQWTRDSAFSRGYLSARSVTGFLSDVYSAAADEVGKIHIIADERVQGAVFDLPEEIAKELLDRQLPPGNTISKITKLPALQDDGPANDFYGRFSGRDRNSRRGGQKSRGGFRSSRGWDSGRVSDGEDNFFRSGGRSQRGNSSWSRGSRSSGDDWLIGGRRTSRSSSRDRSFGGACFNCGRSGHRASECPN comes from the exons ATGGCTTCCATTCTGGGCGTTTCGTCCATTTATCAGACTCCAAGTCTCGAACTTTATAGGAGGACCGCTGCTTCTACCTCACCACAGACTAACCCTTCTTCGTCTTCCTTGGCTCTACCTGATAGGTCCCACTTTAACAGCGTTCTCAGAGCCTATAATACTAGTAATAGTACCACTAACAGCGCTAAGACCGCTTCAAGGCATGGCCTTGGTTTGGTTTCCTCGGCGATTGCCACCCCTAATTCGGTGCTCAGTGAGGAGGCTTTTAAAGGTCTCGGGGACTTCTCTAAGAGTTCCTTGGATGATAGCGATGGTAACGAAGACTATGGCTCTGAAGATGAACCTTCTTCAGTTGCTGACTCTGCCGACGGAGATGAGCTCGCCCTTTCCAAATTGAGTTTGCCTCAGCGTCTTGTTGATTCTCTCCAGGGACGTGGGATTACTCACCTTTTCCCCATCCAA AGAGCTGTATTGGTCCCAGCGCTAGAAGGTCGAGATCTCATTGCTCGTGCAAAGACTGGTACTGGGAAGACACTAGCCTTTGGGATCCCAATAATTAAGCGCCTCACTGAGGATGATGAACAAAGAGGTTCTCGGAG GCGGTCAGGACGTCTTCCTAGAGTTTTGGTCCTTGCCCCTACCCGGGAGTTAGCAAAGCAAGTAGAAAAGGAGATTAAAGAATCTGCACCTCATTTAAGCACAGTTTGTGTCTATGGAGGTGTTTCTTATATTACACAACAAAGTGCTCTTTCCCGTGGAGTTGATGTAGTGGTTGGAACTCCTGGCCGGATTATTGACTTGATAAATGGTAATAGCCTCAATTTGGGGGAGGTACAATATTTGGTCCTCGATGAAGCTGATCAGATGCTTGCAGTTGGATTTGAGGAAGATGTGGAAGTGATTTTAGAAAAGCTTCCATCTCAGAGGCAGAGCATGCTTTTTTCTGCTACTATGCCTGGTTGGGTGAGAAAATTATCTCGGAAGCATTTGAACAATCCGTTGACCATTGATCTG GTTggtgaacaagaagaaaagcttGCAGAGGGTATCAAACTTTATGCATTATCAACAACTGCAACTTCAAAGCGGACCATTCTTAGTGATCTTGTAACG GTTTATGCAAAAGGTGGGAAGACCATTGTTTTTACACAAACAAAACGAGATGCAGATGAAGTCTCCTTGGCATTATCAAATAGTATAGCTTCTGAGGCTTTACATGGTGATATATCTCAGCATCAGAGGGAGAGAACATTAAATGGTTTCCGGCAAGGGAAATTCACTGTGCTTGTTGCAACTGATGTTGCAGCCCGTGGGCTTGATATTCCCAATGTTGATTTG GTTATCCACTATGAGCTTCCAAATGATCCAGAGACCTTTGTACACCGTTCTGGTCGTACTGGACGTGCAGGAAAAGAAGGTTCTGCCATTTTAATGTTTACTAACAGCCAGAGGAGAACGGTGAGATCCCTTGAGCGTGATGTTGGGTGCAAATTTGAGTTTGTCAGTCCACCATCTATTGAAGAGGTTCTGGAGTCATCTGCTCAGCAAGTGGTTGCCACTCTTAGTGGAGTTCATCCTGAATCGATCGACTTTTTCACCCCCACTGCACAACAATTGATTGAAGAACAAGGAACAAGTGCTCTCGCTGCTGCACTAGCACAGTTGAGTGGATTTTCTCGACCTCCTTCATCCCGGTCTCTTATTTCCCATGAGCAG GGTTGGGTCACATTGCAATGGACTCGAGATTCAGCTTTTTCTAGAGGATATCTGTCTGCTAGATCCGTCACTGGATTTCTTTCAGATGTTTATTCTGCAGCCGCTGATGAAGttggaaaaattcatataattgcAGATGAAAGG GTTCAAGGGGCAGTTTTTGATCTTCCAGAGGAGATTGCAAAAGAGTTGCTGGACCGACAATTACCACCTGGGAACACAATTTCCAAGATCACCAAG TTGCCAGCTCTGCAAGATGATGGGCCTGCCAATGACTTTTATGGCAGGTTTTCTGGTAGGGACAGGAATAGTCGACGGGGAGGTCAAAAAAGTCGTGGAGGTTTTAGAAGTTCACGGGGATGGGACAGTGGTCGAGTCTCTGATGGCGAGGATAATTTCTTTAGAAGTGGTGGTCGAAGTCAAAGAGGAAACAGTAGTTGGTCCCGTGGCTCTAGAAGCTCTGGGGACGATTGGCTAATTGGAGGTAGAAGAACAAGCAGGTCTTCATCCAGGGACAG AAGTTTCGGAGGTGCCTGTTTTAACTGCGGGAGATCTGGGCACAGGGCATCAGAATGCCCTAACTAG
- the LOC107411695 gene encoding CBS domain-containing protein CBSX3, mitochondrial isoform X3, producing MQGIRQALLSHGSIVKNAVLQRMRVVNPLLQPLVSRSHSVTSARMEEHGFESTTIADILKGKGKSADGSWLWCTTDDSVYDAVKSMTQHNVGALVVVKSGEEKSVAGIITERDYLRKIIVQGRSSKSTKVGDIMTEENKLITVTPDTKVLRAMQLMTGR from the exons ATGCAAGGAATACGTCAAGCACTTTTATCACATGGAAGCATTGTTAAAAATGCTGTTCTGCAACGAATGCGTGTTGTGAATCCTCTGTTGCAGCCTTTGGTTTCACGTTCTCATTCAGTGACATCTGCCCGAATGGAAGAGCATGGTTTCGAAAGCACCACAATAGCAGATATCTTGAAAGGAAAAGGTAAAAGTGCTGATGGTTCCTGGCTCTGGTGCACTACGGATGACAGCGTTTATGATGCTGTTAAGTCG ATGACCCAACATAATGTTGGAGCTTTGGTGGTCGTCAAATCTGGAGAAGAGAAGTCAGTTGCAGGAATTATAACAGAAAGAG aTTATCTCCGAAAGATCATAGTGCAGGGAAGATCATCCAAGTCAACCAAGGTTGGGGATATCATGACTGAAGAG AACAAGCTTATCACTGTCACCCCTGATACCAAAGTCTTGCGGGCAATGCAACTGATGACAG GAAGATGA